From Nocardioides daedukensis, the proteins below share one genomic window:
- a CDS encoding heterodisulfide reductase-related iron-sulfur binding cluster, which translates to MQIFAIVVSLAVSVVAVVMTVRAVRSMLATIRIGQPALNRSDQPLSRTLTMLKETVLHTRMLQWTWVGILHWFAFAAFIVLSTAVAQAFFQLFDAEFAWPLIGHWIVYEWISEIIGLLGALAILPLFVYRVIKRPSTNGRQSRFFGSTMWQAYFVEAMVFLESSAIIFIRAAEYKHVDGAEASHFPISHLISGLYPDSHSSLENIIYFIAMVKIVSAMAWLMVIASNLTMGVAWHRFTAWFNIWFKRESSGGTALGALKPLTSNGKAITLDDIDDLDEDSTLGVGSIEDFSWKGILDFTTCTECGRCQSQCPAWNTEKPLSPKLLMMGLREHAYAKAGAPAADSEGQSEAEQRTLIGKTDHDSDGSGTDVTDWFYNPEGGDFVIDEDVLWSCTSCGACVQQCPVDIEHVDHIVDMRRYQVLVESNFPAELNQLFKGLENKGNPWNMSASARMDWARDLPFDVKEVGKDIEDLESVDWLFWVGCAGAYEDRAKKTTRAVAELLDMAGVSFGVLGNGETCTGDPARRAGNEFVFQGLAAQNVETFKEFKVKKVVSTCAHCFNTLKNEYKDFGIELEVVHHTQLLNRLVREGKLTPVKEGAGAEKRSITYHDPCFLGRHNQVYSPPRELLQILPGAEVKEMPRNSEKSFCCGAGGARMWMEETIGERINVNRTKEAVATGADQIAVGCPFCRVMLSDGLTSEQANGGAREEVEVLDVAQMLLASVKGEVATRVRKPEAKKSVATKAEPAAGDVTQSESTVTKTEDVGAAAEASGGSSLFDAPADSAPAKSSGGSLFDTPADSAPAEKPAEEPAQKPAASGGSLFDLEADAPAEKPEAKAEAKPASESAPKSESKPAAGGTDLGGGGSLFDIAEEKPAAKAEPKTEAAAKPAAEEAKAPAPAPAQDVDLGSGGSLFDIEASEPAPAAKSEPAAAEDAPAEAEVADADVAQAPAEEAPVKEAPAQTAGATGSASTPKTDVDLNSGGSLFDIEAPAETPAAKAAPAPAPDAEKSDAGTPAAAESPKADAPQSSGASSTPATDVDISSMGSLFDIEAPAATAAPAPAAAAPAAAPEPAAAEAEETTEAKAEVAPEPEAEAAPAAEAETESEAGSEEAGSEEAAAPAPTGAEVSQAASQASPEPESAPKDQEEPEPATPEAQADADTESEPEPEAESEAGPAAEEVPAAPKASGEANTPKQANINEAGSLFDL; encoded by the coding sequence ATGCAGATCTTCGCCATTGTGGTGTCGCTGGCCGTGTCGGTCGTGGCCGTCGTGATGACCGTCCGGGCGGTGCGCTCGATGCTGGCCACCATCAGGATCGGCCAACCGGCCCTGAACCGCAGCGACCAGCCACTGAGCCGCACCCTGACCATGCTCAAGGAGACGGTCCTCCACACGAGGATGCTCCAGTGGACGTGGGTGGGCATCCTGCACTGGTTCGCCTTCGCCGCCTTCATCGTCCTCTCGACCGCGGTGGCCCAGGCGTTCTTCCAGCTCTTCGACGCCGAGTTCGCATGGCCGCTCATCGGTCACTGGATCGTCTATGAGTGGATCAGCGAGATCATCGGTCTCCTCGGCGCGCTCGCGATCCTCCCGCTCTTCGTCTACCGCGTGATCAAGCGCCCCTCGACCAACGGTCGCCAGAGCCGCTTCTTCGGCTCGACGATGTGGCAGGCCTACTTCGTCGAGGCGATGGTCTTCCTGGAGAGTTCGGCGATCATCTTCATCCGCGCCGCGGAGTACAAGCACGTCGACGGTGCAGAAGCCTCGCACTTCCCGATCAGCCACCTGATCAGCGGTCTCTACCCCGACTCGCACTCCTCGCTCGAGAACATCATCTACTTCATCGCGATGGTCAAGATCGTCTCCGCGATGGCCTGGCTGATGGTGATCGCCTCCAACCTGACGATGGGTGTCGCCTGGCACCGCTTCACCGCGTGGTTCAACATCTGGTTCAAGCGGGAGTCCTCGGGTGGCACCGCGCTGGGCGCCCTGAAGCCGCTGACCAGCAACGGCAAGGCGATCACGCTCGACGACATCGACGACCTCGACGAGGACTCCACCCTCGGCGTCGGCTCCATCGAGGACTTCTCCTGGAAGGGCATCCTCGACTTCACCACCTGCACCGAGTGTGGCCGCTGCCAGTCGCAGTGCCCGGCCTGGAACACCGAGAAGCCGCTGTCGCCCAAGCTGTTGATGATGGGCCTGCGCGAGCACGCCTATGCCAAGGCTGGTGCGCCGGCTGCCGACTCCGAGGGTCAGTCCGAGGCCGAGCAGCGCACGCTGATCGGCAAGACCGACCACGACAGCGACGGCAGCGGCACCGACGTCACGGACTGGTTCTACAACCCCGAGGGTGGCGACTTCGTCATCGACGAGGACGTGCTCTGGAGCTGTACGTCGTGTGGTGCCTGTGTCCAGCAGTGCCCGGTGGACATCGAGCACGTCGACCACATCGTCGACATGCGTCGCTACCAGGTGCTGGTGGAGTCCAACTTCCCCGCCGAGCTCAACCAGCTCTTCAAGGGCCTGGAGAACAAGGGCAACCCGTGGAACATGTCCGCCTCTGCGCGGATGGACTGGGCCAGGGACCTGCCGTTCGACGTCAAGGAGGTCGGCAAGGACATCGAGGACCTCGAGTCCGTCGACTGGCTGTTCTGGGTCGGCTGCGCCGGCGCCTACGAGGACCGCGCCAAGAAGACCACCCGCGCTGTCGCGGAGCTGCTCGACATGGCCGGCGTGAGCTTCGGTGTGCTCGGCAACGGTGAGACCTGCACCGGCGACCCGGCCCGTCGTGCCGGCAACGAGTTCGTCTTCCAGGGCCTTGCCGCCCAGAACGTCGAGACGTTCAAGGAGTTCAAGGTCAAGAAGGTCGTCTCGACCTGTGCGCACTGCTTCAACACCTTGAAGAACGAGTACAAGGACTTCGGCATCGAGCTCGAGGTCGTGCACCACACCCAGCTGCTCAACCGCCTCGTGCGCGAGGGCAAGTTGACTCCGGTCAAGGAGGGTGCCGGCGCCGAGAAGCGCTCGATCACCTACCACGACCCGTGCTTCCTGGGCCGTCACAACCAAGTCTACTCGCCGCCGCGCGAGCTGCTGCAGATCCTGCCCGGCGCAGAGGTCAAGGAGATGCCCCGCAACTCCGAGAAGTCCTTCTGCTGTGGTGCCGGTGGTGCCCGCATGTGGATGGAAGAGACCATCGGCGAGCGGATCAACGTCAACCGGACCAAGGAAGCCGTCGCCACCGGCGCCGACCAGATCGCGGTCGGCTGCCCGTTCTGCCGCGTGATGCTGTCCGACGGCCTGACCTCCGAGCAGGCCAACGGTGGCGCTCGCGAAGAGGTCGAGGTCCTCGACGTCGCACAGATGCTGCTGGCATCGGTGAAGGGCGAGGTCGCCACGCGCGTCCGCAAGCCCGAGGCGAAGAAATCGGTCGCGACCAAGGCCGAGCCCGCGGCCGGTGACGTCACCCAGAGCGAGTCGACGGTGACCAAGACCGAGGACGTCGGCGCAGCAGCCGAGGCTTCGGGTGGCTCGTCGCTCTTCGACGCTCCTGCCGACTCGGCTCCGGCCAAGTCCTCGGGTGGCTCGCTCTTCGACACCCCGGCAGACTCCGCCCCCGCGGAGAAGCCCGCCGAGGAACCGGCCCAGAAGCCTGCCGCCTCCGGTGGCTCGCTGTTCGACCTCGAGGCGGACGCCCCGGCGGAGAAGCCTGAAGCGAAGGCTGAGGCGAAGCCTGCCTCCGAGTCTGCTCCGAAGTCCGAGTCGAAGCCTGCTGCAGGTGGCACCGACCTGGGTGGCGGCGGATCGCTCTTCGACATTGCCGAGGAGAAGCCCGCGGCCAAGGCCGAGCCGAAGACCGAAGCCGCGGCGAAGCCTGCAGCGGAGGAGGCGAAGGCCCCGGCCCCCGCCCCTGCCCAGGACGTGGACCTCGGCTCGGGTGGCTCGCTCTTCGACATCGAGGCGAGCGAGCCGGCACCGGCAGCGAAGTCGGAGCCCGCAGCTGCGGAGGACGCGCCCGCAGAGGCAGAGGTTGCCGACGCAGATGTCGCGCAGGCCCCGGCCGAAGAAGCACCCGTCAAGGAAGCACCGGCCCAGACTGCTGGCGCCACCGGCTCTGCCTCCACTCCGAAGACCGATGTCGACCTGAACTCGGGTGGTTCGCTCTTCGACATCGAGGCGCCTGCTGAGACGCCCGCGGCCAAGGCAGCTCCTGCCCCCGCCCCGGACGCTGAGAAGTCGGACGCCGGAACCCCGGCCGCAGCGGAGAGCCCGAAGGCTGATGCGCCGCAGTCGAGCGGAGCGAGCTCCACTCCGGCCACGGACGTGGACATCTCCAGCATGGGCTCGCTCTTCGACATCGAGGCGCCCGCGGCCACCGCCGCACCTGCTCCGGCTGCTGCTGCACCTGCCGCAGCGCCCGAGCCGGCTGCTGCGGAGGCTGAGGAGACGACCGAGGCCAAGGCCGAGGTTGCGCCAGAGCCCGAAGCAGAGGCAGCGCCCGCAGCAGAGGCTGAGACTGAGTCCGAAGCTGGGTCCGAAGAGGCTGGGTCCGAAGAGGCCGCAGCACCCGCCCCGACCGGTGCCGAGGTCTCGCAGGCCGCCAGCCAGGCGTCCCCCGAGCCCGAGTCGGCGCCCAAGGACCAGGAAGAGCCCGAGCCCGCCACGCCTGAAGCACAAGCCGACGCAGACACCGAGTCGGAGCCTGAGCCCGAAGCCGAGTCCGAAGCAGGGCCGGCAGCCGAGGAGGTCCCCGCGGCTCCCAAGGCCTCTGGCGAGGCCAACACGCCCAAGCAGGCGAACATCAACGAGGCCGGATCACTCTTCGACCTCTGA
- a CDS encoding CocE/NonD family hydrolase encodes MLIRRTTSSLIAALSACALLVAGTLTPAEAGPITSTTGQTTGNWVAAAVPTKEPGGNTSWAPRGEDYPSTKTLTDLAIPMSDGTVLRGDLVVPADADGNAIDEKFPVIVTITAYNKSAQQYAGGLAGGDSSYLVKRGYLQLTVDARGTGSSEGTWEAFAARENQDAGEIMTWAHEQEWSNGNTAMAGPSYMGISQLWAASAQPPGLKALFPQVPGADVYRDVVMSGGQIDVGFIPLWMGLVTTTGLIPPAVTASDPSSGLTALLSHIGGALTFTAPTLVEALLGGDLTYDEEFYDERSVIDVIDKVKAPTFFIAGEYDLFQRGTPLLFENLNKRGIPTKMIVGPWDHLEGSSGEHVGDAGEGTLAELQLRWFDHYVKGVEDPALDTDIAPLTYYEQGTGKWRTSDKWIGDQLKATTYRLSGSATTGNKKGGLTTGTPADGTADVLPIPVAGLCSRSMSQWTAGLPNATGLFSACLENNKVNDSAGVVFETAPVTTPVEMQGPINARLYVESTSGDGMLAVAVEDVAPDGKVSRLTGGWQVISFRELDKAKSRYLNGQLIQAHHPFTRASKKKLARGEIAPVDVEVFPTGAAIQKGHRLRLSVQAFDVPHLLAPIGDLLSTLTVIKIHNSATHPSALTLPTLRTKVSSRTTISLTKSTTTRSQSNQVRVSVSATGEKPTGKVQVRLDGKLIRTASLVWGRTTITLPKQKRTGRHTVKVTYTGSTYTGSSSSSKTWTVRR; translated from the coding sequence ATGCTCATCCGGCGTACGACGTCCTCGCTCATTGCTGCTCTCTCGGCCTGTGCCCTGCTCGTTGCCGGGACGCTGACACCGGCCGAAGCCGGCCCCATCACCAGCACAACCGGTCAAACAACCGGCAACTGGGTGGCTGCCGCCGTGCCGACCAAGGAGCCGGGCGGCAACACCTCCTGGGCGCCTCGCGGCGAGGACTACCCGAGCACCAAGACGTTGACCGACCTGGCGATCCCGATGTCGGACGGCACCGTCCTGCGCGGCGACCTGGTCGTTCCTGCGGATGCGGACGGCAACGCGATCGACGAGAAGTTCCCCGTCATCGTCACCATCACCGCCTACAACAAGAGCGCCCAGCAGTACGCCGGCGGCCTGGCTGGTGGCGACTCGTCCTACCTGGTCAAGCGGGGTTATCTCCAGCTGACCGTCGACGCCCGCGGCACCGGCAGCTCCGAGGGCACCTGGGAGGCGTTCGCTGCTCGCGAGAACCAGGACGCCGGCGAGATCATGACCTGGGCCCACGAGCAGGAGTGGTCCAACGGCAACACGGCCATGGCCGGTCCTTCCTACATGGGCATCAGCCAGCTGTGGGCGGCATCGGCACAGCCCCCGGGCCTCAAGGCGCTCTTCCCGCAGGTTCCCGGTGCGGACGTCTATCGCGATGTCGTGATGTCCGGTGGCCAGATCGACGTCGGCTTCATCCCGCTGTGGATGGGCCTGGTCACCACGACCGGCCTCATCCCTCCGGCGGTGACCGCGAGCGACCCGTCGTCCGGCCTGACTGCGCTGCTCTCCCACATCGGCGGCGCCCTGACCTTCACCGCCCCGACCTTGGTCGAGGCGCTGCTCGGCGGCGACCTCACCTATGACGAGGAGTTCTACGACGAGCGCAGCGTGATCGACGTGATCGACAAGGTGAAGGCGCCGACGTTCTTCATCGCCGGCGAATATGACCTGTTCCAGCGCGGCACCCCACTGCTCTTCGAGAACCTGAACAAGCGCGGCATCCCGACCAAGATGATCGTTGGGCCGTGGGACCACCTCGAGGGATCCTCCGGCGAGCACGTCGGCGACGCCGGCGAGGGCACGCTGGCCGAGCTCCAGCTGCGGTGGTTCGACCACTACGTCAAGGGTGTCGAGGACCCAGCCCTCGACACGGACATCGCGCCCCTGACCTACTACGAACAGGGCACCGGCAAGTGGCGCACCAGCGACAAGTGGATCGGCGACCAGCTCAAGGCAACGACGTACCGTCTCTCCGGCTCTGCCACCACCGGCAACAAGAAGGGCGGCCTGACCACCGGCACCCCCGCCGATGGCACCGCCGATGTGCTGCCGATCCCGGTCGCCGGACTCTGCTCGCGCTCGATGAGCCAGTGGACGGCCGGGCTGCCCAACGCCACCGGGCTGTTCAGCGCCTGCCTGGAGAACAACAAGGTCAACGATTCCGCTGGGGTGGTCTTCGAGACCGCTCCGGTCACCACGCCCGTCGAGATGCAGGGCCCGATCAACGCCCGGCTCTACGTCGAGTCCACCAGCGGTGACGGCATGCTCGCGGTGGCCGTCGAGGACGTGGCTCCCGACGGCAAGGTCAGCCGGCTGACCGGAGGCTGGCAGGTGATCTCGTTCCGCGAGCTCGACAAGGCGAAGTCGCGTTATCTCAACGGCCAGTTGATCCAGGCCCATCACCCGTTCACGCGGGCCTCGAAGAAGAAGCTCGCCAGGGGCGAGATCGCCCCGGTCGACGTGGAGGTCTTCCCGACCGGTGCGGCGATCCAGAAGGGCCACCGGTTGCGACTCTCGGTCCAGGCCTTCGACGTGCCGCACCTGCTGGCTCCGATCGGGGACCTGCTGAGCACGCTGACGGTGATCAAGATCCACAACTCCGCCACGCACCCCTCCGCGCTGACCCTGCCGACGCTGCGCACCAAGGTCTCCTCGAGGACGACCATCTCGCTGACGAAGTCGACCACCACGCGGAGCCAGTCCAACCAGGTCCGGGTGTCGGTCAGCGCGACCGGCGAGAAGCCGACGGGCAAGGTCCAGGTGCGTCTCGACGGCAAGTTGATCCGCACCGCGTCACTCGTCTGGGGCAGGACCACGATCACCCTGCCGAAGCAGAAGAGGACCGGCAGGCACACGGTCAAGGTGACCTACACCGGGTCGACGTACACCGGCTCTTCCAGTTCTTCCAAGACTTGGACCGTACGACGCTGA
- a CDS encoding toxin-antitoxin system HicB family antitoxin, producing MDITPYVDSLRRDLVAAAEAGDADIKAAAERLVMALDPSARLALMEAISHAASEITAEMPTGSVDVRLNGRELDFVVQGAIPVPPAAPAPPPAPALDEDAGDGALARVTLRIPESVKTRAEERAAKAGISLNTWLVNVVRSATTSEDAINVNIDLSSLPFLGRDQFDDPFGRGPNRGNRRMSGWV from the coding sequence ATGGACATCACGCCGTACGTCGACAGCCTCCGCCGGGACCTCGTGGCCGCGGCCGAGGCCGGCGACGCCGACATCAAGGCCGCCGCGGAGCGGTTGGTCATGGCGCTCGACCCGTCAGCCCGACTGGCGCTGATGGAGGCCATCTCCCACGCCGCCAGCGAGATCACCGCCGAGATGCCGACCGGCTCGGTCGACGTCCGGCTCAACGGACGCGAGCTGGACTTCGTCGTGCAGGGCGCGATCCCCGTGCCGCCGGCCGCACCGGCCCCACCTCCGGCACCCGCGCTCGACGAGGACGCCGGGGACGGCGCGCTGGCCCGGGTCACGCTCCGCATCCCCGAGTCGGTCAAGACCCGCGCAGAGGAGCGCGCCGCCAAGGCCGGCATCTCGCTCAACACCTGGCTGGTCAACGTGGTCCGCTCCGCCACCACGAGCGAAGACGCGATCAACGTCAACATCGACCTCTCGAGCCTGCCGTTCCTCGGCAGGGACCAGTTCGACGACCCCTTCGGCCGCGGCCCCAACCGGGGCAACCGCCGGATGTCCGGCTGGGTCTGA
- a CDS encoding DUF4097 family beta strand repeat-containing protein — translation MERTFDTPEPVHLYVEIASGTLTIEATDTTTTHVQVTGEEADDVTVAQDGGQISIIAQRRSGFLGRRDGHLHVSVALPTSSALATKTGSADQTATGIFGVVRAKSGSGEIRIDVAGGTTAIDTGSGDVTVAEARGDLRCKCGSGDVRIGLAQGMTAISTGSGDIEVARAEANLATKTGSGNIRVGRTGADLATSTASGDVAIDLFEAGGLVTRTASGDVRVGVPSGIPVWTDVSTVSGRVRSNLEGAGQPKDGEPYLELRVTTVSGDIVLDQR, via the coding sequence ATGGAACGCACCTTCGACACCCCAGAGCCCGTGCACCTCTACGTCGAGATCGCCAGCGGCACCTTGACCATCGAGGCCACCGACACCACCACCACGCACGTACAGGTCACCGGCGAGGAGGCCGACGACGTCACCGTGGCCCAGGACGGTGGCCAGATCAGCATCATCGCCCAGCGGCGCAGCGGCTTCCTGGGCCGCCGTGACGGCCACCTCCACGTGAGCGTGGCCCTGCCCACCAGCTCGGCGCTGGCCACCAAGACCGGGTCGGCCGACCAGACCGCGACCGGCATCTTCGGCGTGGTCCGGGCCAAGTCGGGCTCGGGCGAGATCCGGATCGACGTGGCCGGGGGCACCACCGCCATCGACACCGGCTCGGGTGACGTCACCGTCGCCGAAGCGCGCGGCGACCTGCGGTGCAAGTGCGGGTCGGGCGACGTCAGGATCGGCCTCGCGCAGGGGATGACAGCGATCTCCACCGGCAGCGGCGACATCGAGGTCGCCCGGGCCGAAGCCAACCTGGCCACCAAGACCGGCTCCGGCAACATCCGGGTCGGCCGCACGGGCGCCGACCTGGCCACCAGCACGGCCAGTGGCGACGTCGCGATCGACCTGTTCGAGGCCGGCGGCCTGGTCACGCGCACCGCCAGCGGTGACGTGCGGGTCGGCGTACCCTCCGGAATCCCGGTGTGGACGGACGTCTCGACCGTCAGCGGTCGCGTGCGCTCGAATCTCGAGGGCGCCGGCCAGCCCAAGGACGGGGAGCCCTATCTGGAGCTCCGCGTCACCACCGTCTCCGGGGACATCGTCCTCGACCAACGTTGA
- a CDS encoding siderophore-interacting protein gives MTSTATHKLPMILTEIEVVEAQRLSPNFVRVVFAADELADLGVDGKLYDQRIKVIFPNAAGELASFEGADESWFTTWMDIPEDERGTMRTYTIRELRGTGADTRLVVDFVLHLAEGATGPGSTWASQAKVGDRLVILAPRRGQFFGGIEFDPGTCTNLLLVGDETAVPAVASILEHLAPSMRGTVFLEVPVTADIQDLKGPEGVRVVWLPRNGQAHGVPTIVAVREHFGLEATVELAPEDAVDPDLWETPTHSSSGEQIASTQVVGHDLAGIYAWIAGESRVVTTLRRALVKELEVDRSQVCFMGYWRHGVAMRS, from the coding sequence GTGACCAGCACTGCCACCCACAAGCTCCCGATGATCCTCACCGAGATCGAGGTCGTCGAGGCGCAGCGGCTCAGCCCGAACTTCGTCCGCGTCGTCTTCGCCGCCGACGAGCTGGCGGACCTGGGCGTGGACGGCAAGCTCTATGACCAGCGGATCAAGGTGATCTTCCCGAACGCTGCCGGCGAGCTGGCCTCGTTCGAGGGCGCCGACGAGTCCTGGTTCACCACCTGGATGGACATCCCCGAGGACGAGCGCGGCACCATGCGCACCTACACGATCCGCGAGCTGCGCGGCACCGGCGCCGACACCCGCCTGGTGGTCGACTTCGTGCTGCACCTCGCCGAGGGTGCCACCGGCCCGGGCTCGACGTGGGCCTCGCAGGCGAAGGTCGGCGACCGGCTGGTCATCCTGGCCCCGCGCCGCGGCCAGTTCTTCGGTGGGATCGAGTTCGACCCCGGCACCTGCACCAACCTGCTCCTGGTCGGCGACGAGACCGCGGTCCCGGCCGTGGCCAGCATCCTCGAGCACCTGGCGCCCTCGATGCGAGGAACGGTCTTCCTCGAGGTCCCCGTGACCGCCGACATCCAGGACCTCAAGGGCCCCGAGGGTGTCAGGGTCGTCTGGCTGCCGCGCAACGGCCAGGCGCACGGCGTACCCACGATTGTCGCGGTGCGTGAGCACTTCGGCCTCGAGGCCACCGTCGAGCTGGCCCCCGAGGACGCCGTGGACCCGGACCTGTGGGAGACCCCGACCCACTCCTCCTCGGGTGAGCAGATCGCATCGACCCAGGTCGTCGGCCACGACCTGGCCGGCATTTATGCCTGGATCGCCGGTGAGTCACGCGTGGTCACCACGCTGCGGCGGGCCCTGGTCAAGGAGCTCGAGGTGGACCGCAGCCAGGTCTGCTTCATGGGCTACTGGCGCCATGGCGTCGCGATGCGCTCCTGA
- the dcd gene encoding dCTP deaminase: MLLSDRDILAEIDAERIALEPYDPDMVQPSSIDFRLDRFFRVFENHRYPHIDPAADQSDLTRTVEPEGDEPFILHPGEFVLGSTYEVVTLPDDIAARVEGKSSLGRLGLLTHATAGFVDPGFSGHVTLELANVATLPIKLYPGMKIGQLCFFRLTSAALHPYGSAKYGSRYQGQRGPTPSKSYANFHRTQI; the protein is encoded by the coding sequence GTGCTGCTTTCAGACCGCGACATCCTTGCCGAGATCGACGCCGAGCGGATCGCCCTCGAGCCCTACGACCCCGACATGGTCCAGCCGTCGAGCATCGACTTCCGGCTCGACCGCTTCTTCCGCGTCTTCGAGAACCACCGCTATCCGCACATCGACCCGGCGGCGGACCAGAGCGACCTGACCCGGACGGTCGAGCCCGAGGGCGACGAGCCGTTCATCCTGCACCCGGGTGAGTTCGTGCTCGGCTCCACCTATGAGGTCGTCACCCTCCCCGACGACATCGCCGCGCGCGTCGAGGGCAAGTCGTCGCTGGGTCGCCTGGGGCTGCTCACCCACGCCACCGCCGGCTTCGTCGACCCCGGTTTCAGCGGGCACGTCACGCTCGAGCTGGCCAACGTGGCGACGCTGCCGATCAAGCTCTACCCGGGGATGAAGATCGGCCAGCTCTGCTTCTTCCGGCTGACCTCGGCCGCGCTGCACCCCTACGGCTCGGCGAAGTACGGCTCCCGCTACCAGGGCCAGCGCGGGCCGACGCCGTCGAAGTCCTATGCGAACTTCCACCGCACCCAGATCTGA
- a CDS encoding SGNH/GDSL hydrolase family protein — protein MAFSRYVALGDSFTEGVGDPDPTRPNGLRGWADLVAEQLARHSDDFGYANLAIRGRKLDPILAEQLEPAMAMRPDLVTIYAGGNDLLRPKVNIDALMERYDAALGKLVASGAHLVIWTAHDPKASRMYQPLRGRFAIYNELARELAEKHDATLIDFWRLRDYHGWALWADDRLHMNSFGHQRMAIEVLDRLGVEHDLAKPVVTEKPAAPRNEAIRTNLFWIRTEAAPWVHRRVTGRSSGDTVSPRRPHLAPVE, from the coding sequence ATGGCCTTCTCGCGATATGTGGCACTCGGCGACTCCTTCACCGAAGGTGTCGGTGATCCCGACCCGACCCGTCCCAACGGCCTGCGCGGCTGGGCGGACCTGGTCGCCGAGCAGCTGGCCAGGCACAGCGACGACTTCGGCTATGCCAACCTGGCGATCCGCGGGCGCAAGCTCGACCCGATCCTGGCCGAGCAGCTGGAGCCCGCCATGGCGATGCGGCCCGACCTGGTCACCATCTATGCCGGCGGCAACGACCTGCTCCGCCCCAAGGTCAACATCGACGCCCTGATGGAGCGATACGACGCCGCGCTCGGCAAGTTGGTCGCGAGCGGAGCCCATCTGGTGATCTGGACGGCCCACGACCCCAAGGCCTCGCGGATGTACCAGCCGCTGCGGGGACGCTTCGCGATCTACAACGAGCTGGCTCGCGAGCTGGCCGAGAAGCACGACGCGACGCTGATCGACTTCTGGCGACTGCGCGACTATCACGGTTGGGCACTGTGGGCCGATGACCGGCTGCACATGAATTCGTTCGGCCACCAACGGATGGCGATCGAGGTGCTGGATCGCCTCGGCGTCGAGCACGACCTGGCCAAGCCGGTGGTCACCGAGAAGCCCGCGGCGCCGCGCAACGAGGCGATCCGCACCAATCTGTTCTGGATCCGCACCGAGGCCGCTCCGTGGGTGCACCGACGAGTCACCGGACGCTCGTCCGGCGACACGGTGAGCCCTCGTCGCCCGCACCTCGCCCCGGTCGAGTAA
- a CDS encoding TIGR02453 family protein, translating into MTFEGFPVAALDFYDDLEVDNTKSFWEAHKHIHAESVKAPMTALTTALADEFGAAKVFRPYRDVRFAKDKTPYKTHQGAFVGVAPATGWYVEISARGIRTGGGFYEASTARLAAVRAAIDDERTGRELEKILATLRKKGWSVGGNRLKTKPRGYVVDHPRIDLLRHRSIILGRDHGFEPVIHTAEFADVVRADWRQLRPLVEWVAERTDTLE; encoded by the coding sequence GTGACTTTCGAAGGCTTCCCCGTCGCCGCACTGGACTTCTACGACGACCTCGAGGTCGACAACACGAAGTCCTTCTGGGAAGCGCACAAGCACATCCACGCCGAGTCGGTGAAGGCGCCGATGACGGCGCTCACCACGGCACTGGCCGACGAGTTCGGGGCCGCGAAGGTCTTCCGGCCCTATCGCGACGTGCGCTTCGCGAAGGACAAGACTCCCTACAAGACGCACCAGGGCGCGTTCGTCGGCGTGGCGCCCGCGACGGGCTGGTACGTCGAGATCTCGGCGCGCGGCATCCGGACCGGCGGCGGCTTCTATGAGGCAAGCACGGCCAGACTGGCCGCCGTACGAGCAGCGATCGACGACGAGCGCACCGGGCGCGAGCTGGAGAAGATCTTGGCCACGCTGCGCAAGAAGGGGTGGTCGGTGGGCGGCAACCGGCTGAAGACCAAGCCGCGCGGGTACGTCGTGGACCACCCGCGCATCGACCTGTTGCGGCACCGCTCGATCATCCTGGGCAGGGACCACGGTTTCGAACCGGTGATCCACACGGCGGAGTTCGCCGACGTCGTGCGTGCCGACTGGCGTCAGCTGCGACCCCTGGTCGAGTGGGTCGCGGAGCGCACCGACACTCTGGAGTGA
- a CDS encoding nuclear transport factor 2 family protein — MIESEFITWEAPDGDHPVRLLSQRSYDAVSRKAKEEWLALFADDAVLSDPVGPSFFDETGNGHQGKEAISAFWEMAIAPVERFQFTIRDSFANGNACANIGTFSTRMADGTLADTDLIAVYRANDEGLIVSMNAHWEVDRTMATLRKE; from the coding sequence ATGATCGAGTCCGAGTTCATCACCTGGGAGGCGCCCGACGGCGACCACCCCGTCCGTCTCCTCTCCCAGCGTTCCTATGACGCCGTGTCCCGCAAGGCGAAGGAGGAGTGGCTCGCGCTCTTCGCCGACGACGCCGTCCTGTCCGACCCGGTCGGGCCCTCGTTCTTCGACGAGACCGGCAACGGCCACCAGGGCAAGGAGGCGATCTCCGCGTTCTGGGAGATGGCGATCGCGCCGGTGGAGCGCTTCCAGTTCACCATCCGCGACTCGTTCGCCAACGGCAACGCCTGCGCCAACATCGGCACCTTCTCCACCCGGATGGCCGACGGCACCCTGGCCGACACCGACCTGATCGCCGTCTACCGGGCCAACGACGAGGGCCTGATCGTGTCGATGAACGCGCACTGGGAGGTCGACCGGACGATGGCCACCCTGCGCAAGGAGTAG